From the genome of Streptomyces xanthophaeus:
CACCGCGGCCCGAAGCTTGGCCAGCTGGCCTTCGGGGAGATCCGGGTGGGTCGTGTACAGCGTGTCCGTGACCACCAGGCCCAGCACGGAGTCCCCGAGGAACTCCAGGCGTTCGTTGGTGGGCAGACCGCCGTTCTCGTACGCGTACGAGCGGTGGGTCAGCGCACGCACCAGAAGGGCGGACTCGAGTTGGTACCCGAGCCGCCCTTCCAGAAGCGTGTGGGACGAGGCCGCGTTGTTACTGTCTGCCTGCTTCTCAGCGTTGGACAGCTCAGACATTGCGCCTCTCACCAGCCGCTCAGACCTCGAGGACCTGGCGCTTGTTGTAGGTGCCGCAGCTCGGGCACGCAATGTGCTGGAGCTTCGGCTCCTGGCAACGCTCGCACGAAACCAGGGTGGGGACCGCAGCCTTCCACTGCGACCGGCGGTGGCGCGTGTTGCTGCGCGACATCTTCCGCTTCGGAACAGCCACGGCTACTTCTCCTGCTTCTCGGCGGCGCCCTGAACTCCGTCAGAGGCAGTGCCGCTCATGTTGTCCTTCTCGCCGTCCTGATCGGTCACGACGAGTCCTTGCAATGCCGCCCAACGGATGTCGACGGCGTCATGGTGGTGGTCCGGGTCGTCGTTCAGGCTGAGCCCGCAATCGGGGCACAGTCCGAGACAGTCCTCCCGGCACACCGGCTGCATGGGCAGTGCGAGCACCACCACATCCCGCAGCACGGGTTCGAGGTCGAACAAACCGTCCTCGAGGAAGAGCGTGTCCTCGTCGTCCTCGGCGTCGTCGGCCGGTTCCGCCTTGGAGCGGCTCCGGTCGTCGGCGTCAGGGTACGAGAACATCTCCTGGAAGTCCGCCTTGAGCTCGCGCTCGACGGACTCCAGACACCTTACGCACTCCCCTACGGCCGACGCACGGGCGGTGCCTGTGACAAGCACCCCTTCCATGACCGACTCCAGGCGGAGGCTGAGCTTCACCGGGGCGCCTTCCGGCACTCCGATGACGCCGACGAGACCGAAGTCCGCCGGTGCCGCGATCTCACGGGACAGCCGCTGCATGGCACCAGGACGCCGGCCCAGCTCGTGCGTGTCGAACACGAGGGGGTTGCGGTGGTCGAGGCGGGTATTCAGGGCCGTTCCTGCTTTCACAGATCGCTGAAGATCAAAGATTCCGCCGCACTAGGGCAGCATGGATCGCGGTGCATACGCGCGACCGAACAGCCAGGATACCCGCAGCGGCGCCCAGCGCCCAATCCGGTCTAGCGCCCCTGTTCGTACTGACGCAGCTGGTCCAGGTTGATCATGCTCGTGTCGAAGAGGCTGGTCTCGTCGAGCGAAGGCTGCTGGGCCTGCGGCTGGTACGCGGCGTAGGGGTCGGGCTGCTGCGCGTCGTAGTGCGCCGCGTAGCCCGCTCCGGTGGAACCGCCCGCGGTGGAGTACGGGTCCGGCTGCTGGTAGCCGCCGTACGGGTCCTGGTAGGCGTACGCGTCCTGCTGCTGGGCGGCGGGCCGGGCCGGCTGCTGGTAGCCGTACGTGTCGTACACGGGCTCCGCCTGCGCCGGGATCGGTGCCTGCGCCTGCAGCGGCTCCGGCTCCGCCAGTCCCGCCAGGAAGTCCGAGTCGCTCGCCGAGCGGGACTGCTGTCCGCCCACCGCGTCCTGGGCGGCCATGTGCACACCCAGGTCGTCCGTGGGGACCCGGCCCAGGAGCTTCTGCCGGCCGCGGCCCACGGCCTCCAGGGTCTTGGAGAGCACCGCCTCGAAGGTCGCCAGCTTGGTGTCGACGTAGGCGTCCGCCTGCTGCCGCTGCGTCTCGGGGTCGTGGCTGCGCTCGGGTGCGTCCATGTCCGGGTAGCCGTGCTCGTCCAGACCCGGGCCGCGGCCCAGGAGCTTCTCCCGGCCGCGGTCCACCGAGCCGATGGTCTTGGTCAGCACGACCTCGAAGTTCGCGAGCTTGCTGTCGACGTAGTCGTCGGCCTCGGCCCGGATCTCCTCGGCCTCCCGGCGGGCCTCTTCCAGGATCCGGTCCGCCTCGGCCTGGGAGCGCCGCGCGATCTCGGTGTCGGAGATCAGCGAACCGCGCTGGTTGTGGGCCGCGTCGATGATCCGCTCCGCCTCCCGGCGGGCCTCCTCGACCATCTGCTCCCGGCCGCCGATGAGCTCCTGAGCCTGCGCGAGCGAGCCGGGCAGTGCCTGGCGCACCTCTTCGAGCTGCTCCAGCAGCTCGGCGCGGTTGATCACGCAGGAGGCCGACATGGGCATGGACCGGGCGCCGCCGACGGCCGCGACGATCTCGTCGAGCTTCTTCTGCACGTCCATGGGGGCTCGCACTCTCTCGGCCTCAGGCGGTTCCTGAGACGGACGGGACGACTGTAAGGCCACCGGGCCGACCCCCGACACCGCCTGACGCCCTGTCAGTCGGTCAGCGGTTGCGCAGCCGCTCCAGGAGCGCCGCGTGGACGTGCGCCGGCAGCAGGTGGGCGACGTCGCCGCCCCAGGCCGCGACCTCCTTGACCAGCGAGGAGGACAGGAAGCTGTAGGTGGGGTTGGTCGGGACGAACAGCGTCTCGACGCCCGACAGGCCCATGTTCATCTGGGCCATCTGGAGCTCGTAGTCGAAGTCGCTGACCGCGCGCAGGCCCTTGACGATGGCCGGGATGTCCCGCTGCTTGCAGAAGTCGACGAGCAGTCCGTGGAAGGCCTCGACCTGGATGTTGCCGTAGTCGGCCGTGGCCTCGCGGATCAGCTCGATCCGCTCCTCGACGGTGAACAGGCCCTGCTTCGACTGGTTGATCATCACGGCGACGTGCACGACGTCGTAGAGCCTGGAGGCGCGTCCGATGATGTCGAGGTGTCCGTTGGTGATGGGATCGAAGGACCCCGGACAGACGGCGCGGCGCAACTGAACTCCCTCGTTCATGAGTCTTCGCTGGTGAAAGCGGCGCGGCCGTACCAAAGGGTGCCCTCGCCGTACTTGCGCGACCGGAGCGGCTCGAAGCCCTCGGGCCACGGGAAGGCGCCGCTCCTGGTGCTGCGCTCCACGGTGACGAGCGCATCGTCCGTGATCCAGCCATTGGACCGGAGTGTGAGGAGGATCTCCCGCAGTTCCGCGCTGTCCACGGCGTACGGCGGATCCAGGAAGACGATGTCGTACGGGTCCCCCGCGGCCCTGGCCGCCACGATCTGCTCGGCCTTGCCCGCGCGGAACTCCGCGCCGGGCAGGCCCAGCGTCCGGATGTTGTCCCGGATCGCCTTGGCGGCCTTGGCGTCGGCCTCGACGAGCAGGGTGTGGGCGGCGCCGCGGGAGAGCGATTCCAGGCCGACGGCACCGGAGCCGCCGTACAGGTCGAGCACCCGGGCCCCTCCGACGCCGTGCAGCGACTCCCAGGTCGAGAAGAGGCCTTCGCGCATCCGGTCCGAGGTCGGACGGGTGCCGGTGCCGGGGGGCACGGCCAGCCGTCGCCCGCCGGCGCTGCCGGCGATCACGCGGGTCATCTGGGGTCCTTCGGTACGGCGGTAGGGGACGCCCCGGCGCTGCCGCGGCACTCCAACGATAGGTCGTGCCGCTCAGCCCTTCTCCAGGTACTGCTCGCGCTCGGTGTCGAGGAGCGCGTCCAGCGCGGTCCGCAGGCCCGGCAGGTGGTCCAGCGCCGGGTCCTCGGCGACGACGCGGGTGGCCTCCTCCCGGGCCTGGGCGATGACCTCCTCGTCCTCGATGACGGCGAGCATGCGCAGCGAGGAGCGCACTCCGGACTGGGCCTGGCCGAGCACATCGCCCTCGCGGCGCTGTTCCAGGTCGATCCGGGAGAGTTCGAAGCCGTCGAGGGTGGCGGCGACGGCGGCCAGCCGGGCCCGGGCGGGGCTGGCCTCGTGCATCTCGCTCACCAGCAGGCACAGACCGGGGGCGGAGCCCCGGCCGACGCGGCCGCGCAGCTGGTGGAGCTGGGAGACGCCGAACCGGTCCGCGTCCATGATCACCATGACGGTGGAGTTGGGGACGTTCACCCCGACCTCGATGACGGTGGTGGCGACGAGCACCTTGACCTCGCCGGCGGCGAACCGGCGCATGACGTCGTCCTTGTCGGCCGGGTCCATCCGGCCGTGCAGCACCTCGACGGCCAGCCCGGCCAGCGGTCCGCGCGTGAGCTGCTCGGCGATCTCCACGACCGCGAGCGGCGGCCGCTTGTCGCCGTCGTCCTCGGCGGACGTCTTCCTGGGTTCGTCCTCCCCGTCGCCGATGCGGGGGCAGACCACGTACGCCTGGTGCCCCTTCTCGACCTCCTCGCGGACCCGTTCCCAGGCCCGCGCGAGGAAGTGCGGCTTGTCCTTCGAGGGCACCACGTGCGTCGCGATCGGGGAGCGCCCGGCGGGCAGCTGGTCGAGGACGGAGGTCTCCAGGTCGCCGAAGACGGTCATGGCGACCGTGCGCGGGATCGGGGTCGCCGTCATCACCAGCAGGTGCGGGGGCTGCTTCCCCTTGGACCGCAGCGCGTCGCGCTGCTCCACCCCGAAGCGGTGCTGTTCGTCGACGACGACCAGCCCGAGGTCGTGGAACTGCACCTTGTCCTCGATCAGCGCGTGCGTGCCGATCACGATCCCGGCCTCGCCGGTGACCAGGTCGAGCAGGGCCTGGCGGCGCGCGGGCATCCCCATGGAGCCGGTGAGCAGCACCACCTTGGTGCCCCGGTCGGAGCCGCCGAGCATGCCTCCCTCGGCCAGTTCGCCCATCATCTCGGTGATGGAGCGGTGGTGCTGCTGGGCGAGCACCTCGGTGGGCGCGAGCATGGCCGCCTGCCCGCCGCTGTCCACGACGGCGAGCATCGCCCGCAGCGCCACCATCGTCTTGCCCGATCCGACCTCTCCCTGGAGGAGGCGGTGCATGGGGTGTTCGGTGGCCAGGTCGTCGAAGATCTCCTTCGAGACGGTCTGCTGGCCCTGGGTGAGGGTGAAGGGCAGTTTCGCGTCGAAGGAGTCGAGCAGGCCGCCGGGGACCGGGCGGCGCGGGACGGCCGGGAGCTGGGAGTCGGCGTGCCGGCGGCGGGCCAGGGCGACCTGGAGGACGAAGGCCTCGTCCCACTTGAGGCGCTGGCGGGCGTCCTCGATGTCGGCCTTGGTGCCCGGGCGGTGGATCTTCAGCAGTGCTTCGGTGAGCGGGACCAGTCCGCGGCCCTCGCGCAGGGCGGGCGGCAGCGGGTCCACGGCGTCCTGGGCGCTGGGCAGCACCGCGTCCACGCACTTGGCGATCTTCCAGGACTCCAGCTTGGCGCAGGCCGGGTAGATCGGGATGAGCTGACCGGCGAAGGCGGCCGCGGCGTCCCGGTCGGAGGCGTCGCCTCCGAGCGGCTCGTAGGCCGGGTGCGCGAGCTGGAGCTTGTGGTTGAACTTGGAGACCTTGCCGGCGAACATCGCGCGGCTGCCGGGCAGCAGGTCCTTGTGCGGCTTGTGGACGCCGGCGCCGAAGAAGACCAGCTGGAGGCGGCCGCTGCCGTCGGTGATGGTCACCTCCAGGCGCTTGCCGCGGCCCCCGTTGAAGGTCAGGATCCGGGCGTCGGCGACCTGCGCGACGACGGTCACGTGCTCGTCGATCTGGTCGGCGAGCTCGGCCAGGGAGGTCAGCTCACCGCGCTCGGCGTACCGCCGCGGGTAGTGGTGGAGCAGGTCCAGGGCCGTGTGCAGGCCGAGCTGCTCGGCCAGCACCTTGGCGGTGGCGGGACCGAGCGTCTTCTTGAGGTCTTCGTCGAGCGCGGGCACGTGTTCCATTGCACACCATGGCGCTGACAAGCCCGCTATTCCACCCCGACCAGGAGCGGCGCCGAGTACCGGCCGCCCCGGTAGGTGACGGTGTCCACGGCGAGGTGGCCCTGCTGGACGTAGGCCTCCAGGCGCTCGGCGACGGCGTCCGGTACGTCGGGTCCCAGGACCAGGGTGACGAGTTCGCCGCCGGAGCCCAGCATCCGGTCCAGGACGGCCTCGGCGGTCTCGGCCAGGCCCGAGCCGATCACCGCGACGTCCCCGTCGATGAGGCCGAGCACGTCGCCGGCCTGGCAGATGCCGGCCGAGGTGAAGGACTGCCGTTCGGCGACGGCCAGTTCCCCGTACCGGGTGGCGCCGGCCGCCGCCGTCATGGCGACCACGTCCTCGTCGAAGCTGCCCTCGGGGTCGTGCACGGCGAGGGCGGCCAGGCCCTGGACCGCGGAGCGGGTGGGGATCACGGCCACCCGCACGCCCTCGGCGCGGGCCTGCTCGGCCGCCGCGGCCGCGACGGCGCGCAGTTCGGCGCCGCCCGGCAGCAGCACCACCTCGCGGGCGTGCGCGCGGCGGACGGCGTCGAGCAGTTCGGCCACGGCCGGCGGCTCCCCGGGGCGTACGAGCACGGTGGTCGCTCCCGCCTCGCCGCACAGCCCGGCCAGTCCCTCGCCGGGGACGACGGCGACCACGGCCCGCTGGGCGCGCTCGCCCCGCGCCCGGCGGCGCTCGTCCCCGAAGTGGGTGATCCGTATCCGGTAGGGCCGTCCGGCCACGACTCCGGCCTCCACGGCCGCGCCGGGGTCGTCGACGTGGACGTGGACGTTCCACAGTCCGTCGCCGCCGACCACGACCAGTGAGTCCCCGAGTCCGTCCAGACGTTCGCGCAGCTCGCCGACGGCCGCCTCGGAGGCCTCCAGCAGGTAGATCACCTCGTACGCGGGCCCGTCCTCCTCCTGCGCGCAGGGGTCCGGCGACTGGGGGACGGGCACCGCGCGGCCGCGTACGGGTTCGGCGGCCGCCTCCTGGCCGGACAGTGCCTGCCAGAGGGCGCCGAAGACGACGACCAGCCCGCAGCCCCCGGCGTCGACCACTCCGGCCCGGCCCAGCGCGGCGAGCTGCCCGGGGGTCTCGGCCAGGGCGGCCCGGGCCCCGTCGTACGCGGCCCGGGCCACCTCGGCCGCGGTCCCGGCGGCGGCTCCGGCCGCCTCGCCGGCCCGGGCGGCGGCGCCGGCGACGGTGAGCATGGTGCCCTCCACCGGGTGCGCGACGGCCGCGTACGCCTCCTCCGCGGCCCGGGTGAGCGCGCGGGCCAGCAGCCCGCCGGGGCTCTGTCCGGCCTGCTGCCGGCGCTCGGCCGGTTCGGCCGGCTCGTCGCCGAGTACGTCGGCCACTCCGCGCAGCAGCTGCGCCAGGATCGTCCCGGAGTTCCCGCGGGCCCCGACCAGGGCTCCGTGCGCCCAGGCCCGTACGGCCTCGGCCAGGGAGGTCCGCCCTGTGCCGTCGGTCACCTCGGGGAAGACCTCGGCGAGGCCGCGGTCGGCCGATTCGGCGGTGAGGTAGAGGTTGGTGCCGGTGTCCGCGTCGGCGACCGGGTAGACGTTGATCGCGTCGATGTCCTCGCGGGCCCGGCCCAGTGCGGCCAGGGCCAGGGAGCTCCAGGTGCGCACCGCTTCGGCGTCGAGCTCGTCAGGGTGCTGCGGCTGCGACTCGTGCGGCACCGGGCGTTCCTCCTTGTGCGGGCCAGGGTTCACCGCAGGGTAACGAAGGACCGCCCGGGCGTCGGGACCGCGGGGCGGGGGCAGCGGCGGCCATGGTAGTTTTCTTGGACGGACGCAGTCGTTGTATGCTGCTCCGGTTGCCCGGCGAGAGTCGGGCCATTCCCCCGGCAAACCACTTCAGACCTCTGAATCCGGTGCGCCGGTTTCACTGTAATTGCATCTGAAGTCTTGGAGTGACCTGTGGCTGCCAACTGCGACGTTTGCGCCAAGGGGCCGAGCTTCGGCAACAACATCTCCCACTCGCACCGCCGCACCTCGCGTCGCTGGAACCCGAACATCCAGCGCGTCCGTGCCGTGGTCAATGGGACGCCGAAGCGCCTCAACGCCTGCACCTCGTGCATCAAGGCCGGCAAGGTCTCGCGCTGACGCCTCCCGTCGTAGCGCAGCCCTTTCCGGTTGCCAAAAAGGCCGGTTCACCTCTGGTGAACCGGCCTTTTGCCTTGTCCGGGGGCCCGGCCGGAGGGCCGGCCGGGCTGTCGCAGCGGGTTCAGCGCCACTGCCAGGCGTGATCCACCGGGCCGATGCCCCCGCCGAGCGCGAAGCCGGCGGCGATGGCGCCCGTGACGTACTCCTTGGCGGCCGTGACGGCCTCCGGGACGGTCAGTCCCCTGGCCAGGCCCGCCGCGATCGCGCTGGCGAGGGTGCAGCCGGTGCCGTGGGTGTGCCGGTTGTCGTGACGCGGGGCACGCAGCCACCGCTCCTCGGTGCCGTCGGTGAGCAGGTCCACCGCCTCGTCGCCGTGCGCCGCGAGGTGTCCGCCCTTGATCAGCGCCCACCGCGGCCCGTGGCCGAGGACCGCGTCGGCGGCCCGCCGCATGTCGTCCTCGGTCTCCACCACCACACCCGTGAGCTGGGCCACCTCGTCCAGGTTCGGGGTGGCCACCGTGGCCCGCGGCAGCAGCTCCTTGCGCACGGCGTCCAGCGCGGAGGCGGCGAGCAGCGCGTCCCCGTGCTTGGAGACCCCGACGGGGTCGACGACGGCCGGGGCCCGGGTGTCCGCCAGGAGCGCGGCCACCGTCTCCACCAGGGCGGCGGAGGAGAGCATCCCGGTCTTCACCGCCTGGACCCCGATGTCGTCCACGACGGCCCGGTACTGGGCCGTGACGGCCTCGGCGGGCAGTTCCCAGACTCCCCGTACCCCGAGCGAGTTCTGCGCCGTCACGGCGGTCACCACGCTCATGCCGTGGACCCCGAGCGCCAGCATGGTCTTGAGGTCGGCCTGGATGCCCGCGCCGCCGCCGGAGTCGGATCCGGCGACGGTCAGGCACAGCGGCGGGGCGGAGCTCACGGCGCGCCGTCCTGGTCGGCCGGGTCGGCCCCGAAGTGGTCCCAGCCGCCGGTGCTGGTCCAGGGCGCGCCGTCGACGGTCACCTGGGGCAGAGCGGAGCGGTTGAGCACCTCGCCGATCACCTTCCAGCGGGCGGGGAGCTTCACGTCGGGCGGAAAGGTCGCCACGATCGCGTGGTCCTCTCCCCCGGTGAGCACCCACTGCAGCGGGTCCACGCCGACGGCCTGCCCGATGTCGTGCATCTGGGTCGGGATGTCGACGGCGGCCGAGCGCAGGTCGATCCGTACCTTGCTGGCGTCGGCGATGTGCCCGAGGTCGGCGATCAGGCCGTCGCTGACGTCGGTCATGGCGGTGGCGCCGAGTCCGGCGGCGGCGGGGCCCGCGTGGTACGGCGGCTCGGGGCGCCGGTGCGCCTCGACGAAGGCCCGCGGGGAGCGGAAGCCGCGCGAGAGCACGGCGAAGCCGGCCGCGGACCAGCCGAGCCAGCCGGTGACGGCGACGACGTCGCCGGGCTGGGCGCCGGAGCGCAGGACGGGCTCGTGGTTGCGCAGGTCGCCGAGGGCGGTGATGGCGACGGTGATGACGTCCCCGCGGACGACGTCCCCGCCGACCACGGCCGCGCCGGCGACCTGGCACTCGTCGCGGATCCCGTCCATCAGCTCGGTGGGCCAGGTGACCGGCAGTTCGGCGGGGACGACGAGGCCGAGCAGCAGCGCGGTCGGCACCGCGCCCATGGCGGCGATGTCGGCGAGGTTCTGCGCGGCGGCCTTGCGGCCGACGTCGTAGGCCGTGGACCAGTCGCGCCGGAAGTGCCGGCCCTCCAGCAGGATGTCGGTGCTCGCCACGACCCGCCGGTCGGGGGCGGACACCACCGCGGCGTCGTCGCCCGGCCCGAGCCGGACCGCCGGGGTGGTGGTGAGCCGTGAGGTGAGCTCCCTGATCAGCCCGAACTCCCCCAGCTCGCCGACAGTGCCCTTCATCGCTGTGCCCCTTCTTGCCCAGTCCGCTTGCGGTCGCGAGCCGTCTCAGCTCTGGGTACCGTCAACAGATACGTCAACTTCTGCTCTCCGTACGCCCCGCTGTGCGTGGCGCCGGGCCCGCGGGTCTCCCCGCGGCGCACGGCGACGCGGTACCGTGGCGTCCCTTCTTCCCCCGGCCCGTTCAATCGTGTGGGGCCCACCCGAAGGTTAGGGGAAATGATCCTCGTGGCCGCCCTGGAGGTTCCGTGGTACAGGCGTACATCCTTATCCAGACCGAAGTGGGCAAGGCGTCGTTCGTCGCCGAGTCCATCGGCCAGATCCCGGGGGTGATCCAGGCCGAAGACGTGACGGGCCCGTACGACGTGATCGTGCGCGCCCAGGCCGACACCGTGGACGACCTCGGCCGCATGGTCGTGGCCAAGGTCCAGCAGGTGGAGGGGATCACCCGCACCTTGACCTGCCCGGTGGTCCATCTGTAGCCCCCGTCTACTCTTGGCCGGTGATGTCCCTCCACCACCGGCCCCTGCGTGTCCGCGCCCTGTCCGCCCTGCCCGCCTCGATGGCCGTCCTGGCCGCCGCGGCGTGCTCCCCGGGCGGATCCGAAGCCCGGGTGGACCCACCGCCCACGCCGCCCGCTGCCGTCGCGGGACTCTGTGCGGCACTGCACAAGGAGCTCCCGGAGACGGTGGCCGGCCTGGCGCGGACCAGAACCGAACCGGAGTCCGATCTGACGGCCGCGTGGGGCGGCTCGGCGATCGTACTGCGGTGCGGTATCCCCAAGCCCCCCAAGATGCTCGATCCGAAGCAGGAGGGCGTCCATGTGAACGGAGTGGCCTGGCTGCTGGAAAAGCTCGACGAGGGTTCCGGCGGGGGGTTCCGGTTCACCACCGGGCTGCGGCTGGCCTACACCGAGGTCCGGGTCGACAAGGAGCATGCCACGGACGCGGGGATGCTGGTCGGCCTGTCCACGGCCATCACCGCGACCGTGCCCGAGGGCATCGCCTCCTACTGAGCACCGCGCTCCGCGTACCGCGCACGGGGTACCGAGCACACCGCCGCCCGCCGACCGCCTTCGAAGGCGGTCGGCGGGCGGTCGGCTTTTCGGACGACTGTCAGCGCAGGCCGGTGGAGCGGCGCAGGGCCGCCTGGATCAGGCTGTCCACCAGCTCCGGGTACTCGATGCCCGTCTTCTGCCACATCAGCGGGTACATGGAGATCGGCGTGAAGCCCGGCATCGTGTTGATCTCGTTGATGACGAAGGTGCCGTCCTCGGTGAGGAAGAAGTCGGCGCGCACGAGGCCCTCGCAGGACGCGGCCTCGAAGGCCTCGATCGCGAGCCGCTGCACCTCGGCGGTCTGCTCCGGGGTGAGCGGGGCGGGCACGATCCCGGAGGCGGAGTCGATGTACTTCGCCTCGAAGTCGTAGAAGTCGTGGCTGGACACCGGCGGGATCTCGGCGGGGACGCTCGCGCGCGGCCCGTCCTCGAACTCCAGGACCCCGCACTCGATCTCGCGGCCGCGCAGCAGCGCCTCCACGATGATCTTCGGGTCGTGGCGCCGGGCCTCCTTGACCGCGGCGTCCAGGCCGGATGCGTCGTCGACCTTGGTGATGCCGATGGAGGAGCCGGCCCGGGCGGGCTTGATGAACAGCGGCCAGCCGTGCTCGGCGGCGAAGTCCAGGATCCTGCCCGTGGCCGCGTCCCGGTCGGCCTCCCACTCGCGGGGGCGGATGGTCACGTACGGGCCGACGCGCAGCCCGAAGGACGTGAACACCCGCTTCATGTAGTCCTTGTCCTGGCCGACGGCCGAGGCGAGGACGCCGGAGCCGACGTACGGGATGCCGGAGAGCTCCAGGAGGCCCTGGAGGGTGCCGTCCTCGCCGTACGGGCCGTGCAGGACGGGGAAGACGACGTCGACCTCGCCCAGGGCCTTGGGGACGGCGCCGGGTTCGGTGTAGACGACCTGGCGGCTGGCGGGGTCGACCGAGAGCACGACGGCGCCGTCCTCGGAGTCGGCGAGCTCCTCGACACTCGGGAGCTTGCGGTCGGCGATGGCCATCCGCTCGGGCTCGTCGGCGGTCAGCGCCCATCGGCCGTCCGTGGTGATGCCGATGGGCAGCACCTCGTACTTGGAGCGGTCGATGGAGCGCAGCACGGCGCCCGCCGTGACGACCGAGATGGCGTGTTCCGAGCTGCGGCCGCCGAACACGACGGCCACGCGGGGCTTGCGGCCCTGCTGCTCAGGGGTCTGGGGGAGGTTCTCGCTGCTCATATCGCCACGAGAGTACCCGCTCAGACGTGCGGAATGGAGTCAGCGACGTTCCGGTTTGGCGCTGCGGCCCATCAGGTCCTTGAGCGCGACCAGGGTCGGCTTGCCGTGGTGGACGATGTCCACCACCGTGTCGGTGATGGGCATGTCCACTCCGTGGCGGCGGGCCAGATCCGCCACGGACTGGCAGGACTTGACTCCCTCGGCGGTCTGCTTGGTGACCGCGATGGTCTCCTCCAGGGTCATCCCGCGGCCGAGGTTGGTGCCGAAGGTGTGGTTCCGGGAGAGCGGCGAGGAGCAGGTGGCGACCAGGTCGCCGAGGCCCGCGAGGCCGGAGAAGGTGAGCGGGTCGGCGCCCATCGCCACACCGAGGCGGGTCGCTTCGGCGAGTCCTCGGGTGATGAGCGAGCCCTTGGTGTTGTCGCCCAGGCCCATGCCGTCCGCGATGCCGACGGCGAGGCCGATGACGTTCTTGACGGCGCCGCCGAGCTCGCAGCCGGTGACGTCGGTGCTGGTGTACGGGCGGAAGTACGGGGTGTGGCAGGCGGCCTGGAGGCGCTGGGCCACGCTCTCGTCCACGCAGGCGACGACCGAGGCGGCGG
Proteins encoded in this window:
- the rpmF gene encoding 50S ribosomal protein L32, giving the protein MAVPKRKMSRSNTRHRRSQWKAAVPTLVSCERCQEPKLQHIACPSCGTYNKRQVLEV
- a CDS encoding YceD family protein, translating into MKAGTALNTRLDHRNPLVFDTHELGRRPGAMQRLSREIAAPADFGLVGVIGVPEGAPVKLSLRLESVMEGVLVTGTARASAVGECVRCLESVERELKADFQEMFSYPDADDRSRSKAEPADDAEDDEDTLFLEDGLFDLEPVLRDVVVLALPMQPVCREDCLGLCPDCGLSLNDDPDHHHDAVDIRWAALQGLVVTDQDGEKDNMSGTASDGVQGAAEKQEK
- a CDS encoding cell division initiation protein, with the protein product MDVQKKLDEIVAAVGGARSMPMSASCVINRAELLEQLEEVRQALPGSLAQAQELIGGREQMVEEARREAERIIDAAHNQRGSLISDTEIARRSQAEADRILEEARREAEEIRAEADDYVDSKLANFEVVLTKTIGSVDRGREKLLGRGPGLDEHGYPDMDAPERSHDPETQRQQADAYVDTKLATFEAVLSKTLEAVGRGRQKLLGRVPTDDLGVHMAAQDAVGGQQSRSASDSDFLAGLAEPEPLQAQAPIPAQAEPVYDTYGYQQPARPAAQQQDAYAYQDPYGGYQQPDPYSTAGGSTGAGYAAHYDAQQPDPYAAYQPQAQQPSLDETSLFDTSMINLDQLRQYEQGR
- the coaD gene encoding pantetheine-phosphate adenylyltransferase, translating into MRRAVCPGSFDPITNGHLDIIGRASRLYDVVHVAVMINQSKQGLFTVEERIELIREATADYGNIQVEAFHGLLVDFCKQRDIPAIVKGLRAVSDFDYELQMAQMNMGLSGVETLFVPTNPTYSFLSSSLVKEVAAWGGDVAHLLPAHVHAALLERLRNR
- the rsmD gene encoding 16S rRNA (guanine(966)-N(2))-methyltransferase RsmD; translation: MTRVIAGSAGGRRLAVPPGTGTRPTSDRMREGLFSTWESLHGVGGARVLDLYGGSGAVGLESLSRGAAHTLLVEADAKAAKAIRDNIRTLGLPGAEFRAGKAEQIVAARAAGDPYDIVFLDPPYAVDSAELREILLTLRSNGWITDDALVTVERSTRSGAFPWPEGFEPLRSRKYGEGTLWYGRAAFTSEDS
- the recG gene encoding ATP-dependent DNA helicase RecG translates to MEHVPALDEDLKKTLGPATAKVLAEQLGLHTALDLLHHYPRRYAERGELTSLAELADQIDEHVTVVAQVADARILTFNGGRGKRLEVTITDGSGRLQLVFFGAGVHKPHKDLLPGSRAMFAGKVSKFNHKLQLAHPAYEPLGGDASDRDAAAAFAGQLIPIYPACAKLESWKIAKCVDAVLPSAQDAVDPLPPALREGRGLVPLTEALLKIHRPGTKADIEDARQRLKWDEAFVLQVALARRRHADSQLPAVPRRPVPGGLLDSFDAKLPFTLTQGQQTVSKEIFDDLATEHPMHRLLQGEVGSGKTMVALRAMLAVVDSGGQAAMLAPTEVLAQQHHRSITEMMGELAEGGMLGGSDRGTKVVLLTGSMGMPARRQALLDLVTGEAGIVIGTHALIEDKVQFHDLGLVVVDEQHRFGVEQRDALRSKGKQPPHLLVMTATPIPRTVAMTVFGDLETSVLDQLPAGRSPIATHVVPSKDKPHFLARAWERVREEVEKGHQAYVVCPRIGDGEDEPRKTSAEDDGDKRPPLAVVEIAEQLTRGPLAGLAVEVLHGRMDPADKDDVMRRFAAGEVKVLVATTVIEVGVNVPNSTVMVIMDADRFGVSQLHQLRGRVGRGSAPGLCLLVSEMHEASPARARLAAVAATLDGFELSRIDLEQRREGDVLGQAQSGVRSSLRMLAVIEDEEVIAQAREEATRVVAEDPALDHLPGLRTALDALLDTEREQYLEKG
- a CDS encoding DAK2 domain-containing protein produces the protein MNPGPHKEERPVPHESQPQHPDELDAEAVRTWSSLALAALGRAREDIDAINVYPVADADTGTNLYLTAESADRGLAEVFPEVTDGTGRTSLAEAVRAWAHGALVGARGNSGTILAQLLRGVADVLGDEPAEPAERRQQAGQSPGGLLARALTRAAEEAYAAVAHPVEGTMLTVAGAAARAGEAAGAAAGTAAEVARAAYDGARAALAETPGQLAALGRAGVVDAGGCGLVVVFGALWQALSGQEAAAEPVRGRAVPVPQSPDPCAQEEDGPAYEVIYLLEASEAAVGELRERLDGLGDSLVVVGGDGLWNVHVHVDDPGAAVEAGVVAGRPYRIRITHFGDERRRARGERAQRAVVAVVPGEGLAGLCGEAGATTVLVRPGEPPAVAELLDAVRRAHAREVVLLPGGAELRAVAAAAAEQARAEGVRVAVIPTRSAVQGLAALAVHDPEGSFDEDVVAMTAAAGATRYGELAVAERQSFTSAGICQAGDVLGLIDGDVAVIGSGLAETAEAVLDRMLGSGGELVTLVLGPDVPDAVAERLEAYVQQGHLAVDTVTYRGGRYSAPLLVGVE
- the rpmB gene encoding 50S ribosomal protein L28: MAANCDVCAKGPSFGNNISHSHRRTSRRWNPNIQRVRAVVNGTPKRLNACTSCIKAGKVSR
- the thiD gene encoding bifunctional hydroxymethylpyrimidine kinase/phosphomethylpyrimidine kinase, which encodes MSSAPPLCLTVAGSDSGGGAGIQADLKTMLALGVHGMSVVTAVTAQNSLGVRGVWELPAEAVTAQYRAVVDDIGVQAVKTGMLSSAALVETVAALLADTRAPAVVDPVGVSKHGDALLAASALDAVRKELLPRATVATPNLDEVAQLTGVVVETEDDMRRAADAVLGHGPRWALIKGGHLAAHGDEAVDLLTDGTEERWLRAPRHDNRHTHGTGCTLASAIAAGLARGLTVPEAVTAAKEYVTGAIAAGFALGGGIGPVDHAWQWR